Proteins from a single region of Corylus avellana chromosome ca11, CavTom2PMs-1.0:
- the LOC132166212 gene encoding NAD(P)H-quinone oxidoreductase subunit O, chloroplastic, giving the protein MAFSATLSQNSFSCLSHFPQTFRRNPLRLASIRAVSAAAEPEKEKATQTQTKSEESSSNAQPSTAAPKLPKKPVYSMKKGQIVRVDKEKYLNSINYLSVGHPPYYKGLDYIYEDRGEVLDIRIFEETGEYALIAWVGIPTAPAWLPTDMLIKSDKLNYERM; this is encoded by the exons ATGGCTTTCTCTGCAACTCTCTCACAAAACTCTTTCTCATGCCTCTCTCACTTCCCTCAAACCTTCCGAAGAAACCCTCTTCGCTTGGCGTCCATTAGAGCCGTAAGCGCCGCCGCAGAGCCCGAGAAGGAAAAGGCGACGCAGACGCAGACAAAGAGCGAAGAGTCTTCTTCCAATGCTCAACCATCCACCGCAGCTCCTAAGCTCCCCAAAAAGCCTGTATATTCGA TGAAGAAAGGCCAGATTGTGAGGGTGGACAAGGAGAAGTATCTCAATAGTATTAAT TATCTGTCTGTTGGTCATCCACCTTATTACAAAGGGTTGGACTACATTTATGAAGACCGTGGTGAG GTATTGGATATACGTATTTTTGAGGAGACGGGAGAGTATGCACTT ATTGCATGGGTTGGGATTCCAACTGCACCAGCTTGGCTTCCAACAGACATGCTTATTAAG TCAGATAAACTGAATTACGAGAGAATGTGA